A single region of the Lycium barbarum isolate Lr01 chromosome 2, ASM1917538v2, whole genome shotgun sequence genome encodes:
- the LOC132628557 gene encoding uncharacterized protein LOC132628557, protein MERVFEQLECSDAAKFKYVVSLLQKDANAWWVSVPNAKAKLLLLTWNDFVKNFHMKYVPAAYHDAKTNEFFNVEQGSMSIAEFQQMFLRLSRYAGGIINNKKDKCKRFKDGLKNSIRKSVVVLQRENFCKLVSAAVTWERFDKEQTSGNENKFRKANADLGGPSRRGRFDNSKAGSVHKSARHKQNRSNFSTTSTPSYGQGKTRIPTCAQCGKNHSGTCKRASGACFNHGSFDHKVKDCPNPNPISYPRTEGSVQKPITFFLKGIEVQDLETCKQQVQVELIKLVGQKLQHELML, encoded by the coding sequence ATGGAAAGGGTATTTGAGCAATTAGAGTGTTCAGACGCTGCCAAATTTAAGTATGTTGTCTCACTTTTACAAAAAGATGCTAATGCCTGGTGGGTTAGTGTACCAAATGCCAAGGCAAAACTTCTTCTTCTTACTTGGAATGATTTTGTGAAAAACTTTCATATGAAGTATGTCCCAGCTGCTTATCATGATGCAAAGACAAATGAGTTCTTCAATGTAGAGCAAGGGAGTATGTCTATTGCTGAATTTCAACAGATGTTTCTCAGGCTTTCTCGTTATGCTGGTGGTATTATTAATAACAAAAAAGATAAGTGCAAGCGATTCAAAGACGGTTTGAAAAATTCCATCAGAAAATCTGTGGTGGTCTTACAACGTGAGAACTTTTGTAAATTAGTTTCTGCTGCTGTTACTTGGGAAAGGTTCGACAAGGAACAAACTAGTGGAAATGAAAACAAGTTTAGAAAAGCTAATGCAGATTTAGGAGGTCCATCTAGAAGGGGAAGGTTTGACAATTCCAAAGCTGGTAGTGTTCACAAGTCAGCTCGGCATAAGCAAAATAGATCAAATTTCTCTACTACTAGCACTCCAAGCTATGGCCAAGGCAAGACTCGTATACCCACTTGTGCACAATGTGGAAAGAATCACTCTGGTACTTGTAAGAGAGCTTCTGGTGCTTGTTTTAATCATGGGAGCTTCGATCATAAAGTGAAGGATTGTCCTAATCCTAACCCTATTTCCTATCCGCGTACGGAAGGCTCAGTTCAGAAACCTATTACATTCTTTCTCAAGGGAATAGAGGTGCAAGATCTAGAAACATGCAAGCAACAAGTGCAGGTGGAGCTAATCAAGCTAGTGGGTCAAAAGCTACAACATGAGCTTATGCTATGA